A single genomic interval of Symphalangus syndactylus isolate Jambi chromosome 18, NHGRI_mSymSyn1-v2.1_pri, whole genome shotgun sequence harbors:
- the LOC134733490 gene encoding cytochrome c oxidase subunit 5B, mitochondrial-like yields the protein MILDKSFPSRRPQMDREFTEHYTTDDKQATALEREVIMAARKGLDPYNILPLKAASDTKEDPNLVLSITNKRIVGCICVEDNSTITCFGLHKGETQRCPSYGTHYKLVPHQLMY from the exons ATGATCTTGGACAAGTCTTTCCCTTCGCGGAGACCCCAGATGGACAGAGAATTCACTGAG CATTACACTACTGATGACAAGCAGGCAACTGCGTTGGAGAGGGAGGTCATCATGGCTGCAAGGAAGGGACTGGACCCATACAATATACTACCCCTAAAGGCAGCTTCAGATACCAAAGAAGACCCTAATTTAGTCCTCTCTATCACCAACAAGAGAATAGTGGGCTGCATCTGTGTAGAGGACAACAGTACCATCACCTGCTTTGGGCTGCACAAAGGCGAGACCCAGCGATGCCCCAGCTATGGAACCCATTACAAGCTGGTGCCCCACCAGCTGATGTACTGA